The Equus quagga isolate Etosha38 chromosome 2, UCLA_HA_Equagga_1.0, whole genome shotgun sequence genome has a window encoding:
- the ZNF770 gene encoding zinc finger protein 770, translating into MMAENNLKMLKIQQCVVANKLPRNRPYICNICFKHFETPSKLARHYLIHTGQKPFECDVCHKTFRQLVHLERHQLTHNLPFKCSICQRHFKNLKTFVKHQQLHNETYQNDVKQVRRLLEAKQEKPLYGMYHTFSPEERWALHPCSKSDPAYNPTKKRKNIHACTICGKMFPSQSKLDRHALIHTGQRPFKCVLCSKSFRQSTHLKIHQLTHSEERPFQCCFCQKGFKIQSKLLKHKQIHTRNKTFQTLTLKVKSPESCPLPNKLNAKQDGFENDDIGESEENNQLDVHSIYIVPFQCPECEECFESEQIFNGHKCFPARGGKIPSRLKRSYNYKTIVKKILAKLKRAGGKKLDNFRSEKKVFKNSLLKNCDLISGEQSPEQTQRTFMGSLGKHGTYKTVGNKKKKTLTLPFSWQKHFQSQNMGKNLKGILSTENVLTMDNSVNNKDVSVYGSSGEEFYDNCEVLQCGFSLPSENIHAGHKMCPCDKCEKVFPSISKLQRHYLIHTGQRPFGCNVCGKSFRQSAHLKRHKLTHIDKIPYRRSLCQVEFENLNKLFIHPGDNVNYNASQQCQPLGFQKYEMSEPDQISEIKVKAESEDFILGTPFRNRQPYLSSALLESEQSHHSHCCSYPGRTERNDGLLYQCSVCSKSFRSPSKLERHYLIHAGQKPFECSVCGKTFRQAPHWKRHQLTHFKE; encoded by the coding sequence ATGATGgctgaaaacaatttaaaaatgctaaagaTTCAACAGTGTGTAGTAGCCAACAAACTACCTAGAAACAGGCCATATATTTGCAATATTTGCTTCAAGCACTTTGAAACACCATCAAAATTAGCTAGGCATTATCTCATTCATACTGGACAAAAGCCATTTGAGTGTGATGTGTGCCATAAAACCTTTAGGCAACTAGTTCATCTGGAGAGACATCAACTAACTCATAATCTGCCTTTTAAATGTAGTATTTGTCAACGCCACTTTAAAAATCTGAAGACGTTTGTGAAGCACCAACAACTTCACAATGAAACCTACCAGAATGATGTTAAACAGGTCAGAAGATTGTTGGAGGCCAAGCAAGAGAAGCCACTATATGGAATGTATCATACTTTTTCCCCAGAGGAGAGATGGGCCTTACACCCATGCTCTAAGTCTGATCCTGCATACAACCCCacgaagaaaagaaagaatattcatgCATGTACAATCTGTGGCAAGATGTTTCCGTCACAATCAAAACTTGATAGGCACGCACTTATTCATACTGGTCAGAGGCCTTTTAAATGTGTCCTCTGCAGTAAATCTTTCCGACAGTCAACTCATTTGAAAATCCACCAACTCACACATTCGGAAGAAAGACCTTTTCAGTGTTGTTTCTGTCAAAAAGGATTTAAGATTCAAAGCAAACTTCTGAAGCATAAACAAATCCATACCAGGAATAAGACTTTTCAGACTCTTACATTAAAGGTGAAGAGTCCAGAATCATGTCCCCTGCCtaataaattaaatgcaaagcaGGATGGTTTTGAAAATGATGATATAGGTGAATCTGAGGAGAATAATCAACTTGATGTCCACTCTATTTATATCGTCCCTTTTCAATGTCCAGAGTGTGAAGAGTGTTTTGAATCAGAACAGATTTTCAATGGACACAAGTGTTTTCCTGCCAGAGGTGGCAAAATTCCAAGTAGGCTCAAAAGAAGCTACAACTATAAAACCATTGTTAAAAAAATCTTGGCTAAGCTAAAACGTGCTGGGGGTAAGAAATTAGATAATTTTCGATCtgagaaaaaagtatttaaaaacagTTTGTTGAAAAATTGTGATCTTATTTCTGGCGAGCAGAGCCCTGAACAAACCCAGAGAACGTTTATGGGTTCTCTTGGCAAACATGGAACGTATAAGACTgttggcaataaaaagaagaaaacattgactttgccattttcttggcAAAAGCACTTCCAGAGCCAAAATATGGGAAAAAACTTGAAAGGCATCCTTTCAACAGAAAACGTGTTAACTATGGATAATTCAGTGAATAATAAAGACGTGTCTGTTTATGGGTCATCAGGTGAGGAATTCTATGATAACTGTGAAGTGCTTCAGTGTGGTTTTTCACTTCCAAGTGAAAACATACATGCTGGACATAAGATGTGTCCCTGTGACAAATGTGAGAAAGtgtttccttctatatccaaACTACAAAGACACTATTTAATTCATACTGGACAGAGGCCTTTTGGCTGTAATGTTTGTGGGAAATCTTTTAGACAGTCAGCTCacttaaaaagacataaattaacTCATATTGATAAGATTCCTTATAGAAGGTCTCTTTGCcaagtagaatttgaaaattTGAACAAACTTTTCATTCATCCAGGCGATAATGTTAACTATAATGCTTCCCAACAATGTCAGCCTCTTGGTTTTCAAAAATATGAGATGTCAGAACCAGatcaaatatcagaaataaaagttaaggCAGAATCAGAGGATTTCATTCTCGGTACTCCCTTTAGGAACAGGCAGCCCTATCTCTCCAGTGCCCTTCTGGAATCAGAGCAGAGCCATCACAGTCATTGTTGTAGTTATCCAGGGCGTACTGAGAGGAATGATGGCCTTCTTTACCAATGCAGTGTGTGTTCTAAAAGTTTTAGATCTCCGTCTAAACTGGAAAGACACTATCTAATTCATGCAGGGCAGAAGCCATTTGAATGCTCAGTTTGTGGCAAAACATTCAGACAGGCTCCTCACTGGAAGAGACATCAACTTACTCACTTTAAGGAATGA